The following are from one region of the uncultured Campylobacter sp. genome:
- the hemJ gene encoding protoporphyrinogen oxidase HemJ: MAEYYNLIKYFHYLCFISWMAFLFYQPRLYVYHAENMDKPDFVRVVEVQEYKMYHYIGWVALIGTFLTGILIIVAMPELLRSGYMHVKLTVVVILAAFHLDLGRYMVQLREKRCKKSGMFFRAYNEVPTIAMVIIIWMMVYKPF, encoded by the coding sequence ATGGCAGAGTATTACAACCTCATCAAATATTTCCACTACTTGTGTTTCATCTCGTGGATGGCGTTTTTGTTCTATCAGCCGCGCCTCTACGTCTATCACGCGGAAAATATGGACAAGCCGGATTTCGTGCGCGTGGTCGAGGTGCAGGAGTACAAGATGTACCACTACATCGGCTGGGTCGCGCTGATCGGCACGTTTTTGACGGGCATTTTGATCATCGTCGCGATGCCCGAGCTTTTGCGCAGCGGCTACATGCACGTCAAGCTCACCGTCGTCGTTATCCTCGCGGCGTTTCATCTGGATCTTGGCCGCTACATGGTGCAGCTGCGCGAGAAACGCTGTAAGAAAAGCGGTATGTTCTTTCGCGCTTACAACGAAGTGCCGACCATCGCGATGGTCATCATCATTTGGATGATGGTGTATAAGCCGTTTTAA
- the rpsT gene encoding 30S ribosomal protein S20 — MANHKSSEKRARQTIKRTERNRFYRTRLKNITKAVRVAVEAGDKEAALNAFKVANKDFHSFVSKGFLKKQTASRRVGRLAKLVNKLSA, encoded by the coding sequence ATGGCAAACCATAAATCTTCTGAAAAAAGAGCCAGACAGACTATCAAAAGGACTGAAAGAAACAGATTTTACCGCACTAGGCTTAAAAATATCACTAAAGCCGTGCGCGTAGCCGTCGAAGCAGGCGATAAAGAAGCTGCGCTAAACGCGTTTAAAGTAGCAAACAAAGACTTCCACAGCTTCGTTAGCAAGGGCTTTTTGAAAAAACAAACAGCTTCTCGCCGCGTAGGACGCCTCGCAAAACTCGTAAACAAACTATCTGCTTAA
- a CDS encoding TerD family protein, which produces MAINLVKGQKISLAKDDGGHLHSFCVGANWGAITEKGFFRDKIKPVDLDLSAAMFDSNKQFCDVVYFGKKSAPGVFHSGDDLVGDVGGDDGLDNEIISVDLSRLNSNVEQIFFVLNSYNQIDFDKIPFASIRLYEGTPTRVNKVFASYNIVRDSAFAYKVAMILGKLYKRNGEWKFSAIGEPTSDRKLDELILNSVVKYL; this is translated from the coding sequence ATGGCGATAAATTTGGTCAAAGGACAAAAAATATCGCTCGCCAAAGACGACGGCGGGCATCTGCACAGCTTTTGCGTAGGAGCAAACTGGGGCGCTATAACCGAAAAAGGTTTTTTTAGAGATAAGATAAAGCCGGTGGATCTGGATCTAAGCGCTGCGATGTTTGACTCAAACAAACAGTTTTGCGATGTGGTCTATTTCGGTAAAAAATCAGCCCCGGGCGTATTTCACAGCGGCGATGACTTGGTCGGAGACGTAGGGGGCGACGACGGGCTGGATAACGAAATAATAAGCGTCGATCTTAGCCGTTTAAACTCAAACGTAGAGCAAATATTTTTCGTGCTAAATTCTTATAATCAAATCGACTTTGATAAAATTCCGTTTGCTAGCATTAGACTTTACGAAGGTACGCCCACTCGCGTAAATAAAGTCTTTGCGTCATATAATATCGTACGAGATAGCGCATTTGCATATAAGGTTGCGATGATTTTGGGTAAGCTGTATAAGCGAAACGGCGAGTGGAAATTTTCGGCTATCGGCGAACCTACGAGCGATAGAAAGCTTGATGAGCTGATATTAAATTCCGTAGTGAAGTACTTATGA
- a CDS encoding helix-turn-helix transcriptional regulator, producing MGENLAFFNADEILNFYRQISTNVRKLRENKGISQLDMALSMDIKSVAFYSNCENCRYDKHFNLEHIYKISKILDVEVGEIFKF from the coding sequence ATGGGCGAAAATTTAGCTTTTTTTAACGCCGATGAGATACTAAATTTCTATCGGCAAATTTCTACAAACGTCCGAAAGCTACGTGAAAATAAAGGCATTAGTCAGCTCGATATGGCTTTAAGCATGGATATAAAATCGGTCGCATTTTACTCAAACTGCGAGAATTGCCGCTATGATAAGCATTTTAACCTTGAGCATATTTATAAAATTTCAAAAATTTTAGATGTAGAGGTTGGGGAGATTTTCAAATTTTAG
- a CDS encoding TerD family protein: MAVNLSKGGRVSLSKEAPGLSKILVGLGWDTNSSDTGAEFDLDASAFLLGASGKVENEKNFVFYNNLTSADGSVVHTGDNRTGEGEGDDEAIKIDLSKISPNVKEIDIVVTIHEAVARRQNFGMVRNSFMRIVDERSGKEIARYDLEEDFSTETAVSFGKIYFKDNEWRFAANGSGFKDGLAGFCRQFGLDV, translated from the coding sequence ATGGCAGTGAATTTATCAAAAGGCGGCAGAGTTAGTTTGAGTAAAGAAGCTCCGGGACTAAGCAAAATTTTAGTAGGGCTTGGCTGGGACACGAACTCCAGCGACACGGGAGCGGAGTTTGACTTGGATGCGAGCGCGTTTTTGTTGGGCGCTTCTGGCAAAGTAGAAAACGAGAAAAATTTCGTCTTTTACAACAACCTAACTAGCGCGGATGGCTCGGTAGTTCACACCGGCGATAACCGCACGGGCGAAGGCGAAGGCGACGATGAGGCCATCAAGATAGATTTGAGCAAAATTTCACCGAACGTCAAAGAGATCGACATAGTCGTCACGATCCATGAAGCAGTCGCTAGAAGGCAAAATTTCGGTATGGTAAGAAACTCGTTTATGCGAATCGTCGATGAAAGAAGCGGCAAAGAGATAGCCAGATACGATTTGGAAGAGGATTTTTCTACCGAAACCGCAGTATCTTTCGGTAAAATTTACTTTAAAGACAACGAGTGGCGTTTCGCAGCTAACGGAAGCGGTTTTAAGGATGGACTGGCTGGATTTTGTAGGCAGTTTGGACTAGACGTATAG
- the glmM gene encoding phosphoglucosamine mutase, which yields MKLFGTDGVRGKAGEKLSAATSMRLAMAAGIYFRQFASHTNTILLGKDTRKSGYMIETAIVAGLTAVGYNVRQIGPMPTPAIAFLTEDMRCDAGIMISASHNPYYDNGIKFFDSEGNKLGEEAEAQIEKIYFDDELIERSQKQMLEIGAAKRIDDVIGRYIVQIKNSFPKNLSLHGLRVVLDVANGAAYKVAPTIFSELGAETIVINDEPNGSNINLNCGALYPQNLASEVARLRADLGFAFDGDADRLVVVDERGEVANGDSLLGVMAAFLQENKALKGGAVVATVMSNAALEDYLKSHKIKLLRANVGDKYVLEKMKENGTNFGGEQSGHIIFSDYAKTGDGLVAALQFAALVLKKGKKASEILSEIKPYPQILLNLKITEKKPLESIAGLKELEASLAKDGIRSLFRYSGTENLIRLLLEGKCADALKTCMDEVEKFFVKALNG from the coding sequence ATGAAGTTATTCGGTACCGACGGCGTCCGCGGCAAAGCCGGCGAAAAACTCTCCGCCGCCACGTCCATGCGCCTTGCCATGGCTGCTGGGATATATTTTAGGCAGTTTGCGTCGCATACGAACACCATTTTGCTAGGCAAAGACACGCGCAAAAGCGGCTACATGATCGAGACCGCCATCGTCGCGGGGCTCACGGCCGTGGGCTACAACGTCCGTCAGATCGGCCCGATGCCAACTCCCGCGATAGCGTTTCTCACCGAGGATATGCGCTGCGACGCGGGCATCATGATCAGCGCCTCGCACAACCCGTATTACGATAACGGCATCAAATTTTTTGACAGCGAAGGCAATAAACTAGGCGAAGAGGCCGAAGCGCAGATAGAAAAGATTTATTTTGACGACGAGCTCATCGAAAGATCGCAAAAGCAAATGCTCGAAATAGGCGCCGCAAAGCGCATCGACGACGTTATCGGCCGCTATATCGTGCAGATCAAAAACTCATTCCCTAAAAACCTGAGCCTACACGGACTGCGCGTGGTTTTAGACGTCGCAAACGGCGCTGCGTACAAAGTCGCTCCAACTATCTTTAGCGAGCTGGGAGCCGAAACCATAGTCATAAACGACGAGCCAAACGGCAGCAACATAAACCTAAACTGCGGCGCGCTCTATCCGCAAAATTTAGCCTCCGAGGTCGCGCGGTTAAGGGCGGATTTAGGCTTTGCGTTTGACGGCGACGCCGACAGGCTCGTAGTCGTGGACGAGCGCGGTGAAGTGGCAAACGGCGATAGTTTGCTAGGCGTCATGGCCGCATTTTTGCAAGAAAACAAAGCCCTAAAAGGCGGTGCGGTCGTGGCTACGGTGATGAGCAACGCGGCGCTTGAAGACTACCTAAAATCCCACAAAATCAAGCTCCTACGCGCAAACGTCGGCGACAAATACGTGCTCGAAAAGATGAAAGAAAACGGCACGAATTTCGGCGGCGAACAAAGCGGTCACATCATCTTTAGCGACTACGCAAAAACGGGCGACGGGCTTGTGGCGGCGCTACAGTTTGCGGCGCTAGTGCTAAAAAAAGGCAAAAAAGCGAGCGAAATTTTAAGCGAAATAAAACCGTATCCGCAAATTTTGCTAAATTTAAAGATAACCGAGAAAAAGCCGCTTGAAAGCATCGCCGGGCTAAAAGAGCTTGAAGCAAGCCTCGCAAAAGACGGCATCCGCTCGTTATTTCGCTACTCGGGCACCGAAAACCTCATCAGGCTTTTGCTTGAAGGCAAGTGCGCCGACGCGCTAAAAACCTGCATGGACGAGGTCGAGAAATTTTTCGTAAAAGCGCTAAATGGCTAA
- a CDS encoding NINE protein, which produces MGDNVYIAYALWLLTGWFGGHRFYLGKFVSGFAMMALFFIGYSLAWAIVGYVFWALWGAWWLFDLRLTGAAVEKNQKKEALKDKLRAQDLEERLRRLYELYESGAISKEEFETRKEILLG; this is translated from the coding sequence ATGGGCGATAACGTTTATATAGCCTACGCGCTTTGGCTGCTTACGGGCTGGTTTGGCGGGCATAGATTTTATCTGGGCAAATTCGTGAGCGGCTTTGCGATGATGGCGCTGTTTTTCATCGGATATAGCCTAGCTTGGGCGATAGTAGGTTACGTATTTTGGGCGCTTTGGGGCGCGTGGTGGCTCTTTGATCTGCGCTTAACCGGCGCGGCCGTCGAGAAAAATCAGAAAAAAGAAGCGCTAAAGGACAAACTGCGCGCGCAAGACCTCGAGGAGCGGCTTAGACGCCTCTACGAGCTGTACGAGAGCGGCGCGATAAGCAAAGAGGAATTTGAAACAAGGAAGGAAATTTTGCTAGGGTGA
- a CDS encoding signal peptidase II, whose protein sequence is MAKILGVFFAAFFVVFALDQAVKQIFLGGFSWQGEYFSLVLAYNRGVAFSMFAFLGQWLKFIQLALIAGVCGYLLWRLKRKFDARAAEKAEPNLTQDSEKKEILEEHALGAGIILGAGSSNLLDRFVHGGVVDYVYWHKWFEFAIFNLADVMIDVGVVLILWQSFAAGRKGAKNGR, encoded by the coding sequence ATGGCTAAAATTTTAGGCGTTTTTTTTGCGGCTTTTTTCGTCGTTTTCGCGCTCGATCAGGCGGTTAAGCAGATATTTTTGGGCGGTTTTTCGTGGCAGGGCGAGTACTTTTCGCTAGTGCTTGCATATAACCGCGGCGTGGCGTTTTCGATGTTTGCGTTTCTTGGGCAATGGCTCAAATTTATCCAGCTAGCGCTGATAGCGGGCGTTTGCGGCTATCTGCTCTGGCGGCTTAAGCGTAAATTTGACGCGCGGGCCGCGGAGAAGGCGGAGCCAAATTTGACCCAAGATAGCGAAAAAAAGGAAATTTTAGAGGAGCACGCGCTAGGAGCAGGTATAATCCTGGGCGCTGGCAGTTCAAATTTACTAGACCGTTTCGTTCACGGCGGCGTCGTGGACTACGTCTACTGGCACAAGTGGTTTGAGTTTGCGATCTTTAACCTCGCAGACGTTATGATCGACGTCGGAGTCGTACTTATACTCTGGCAGAGCTTCGCCGCGGGGCGAAAAGGGGCTAAAAATGGGCGATAA
- the prfA gene encoding peptide chain release factor 1: MLADKLQPFLDRYDELSRLLSDPSITNDIANMTKLSKEQSNLEDIASAAKSYLQTLADIEENKALLDDAELGELAKDELKNLESKKENLEEEIKILLLPKDPNDDKNVFLEIRAGTGGDEAALFAGDLFNAYARYAELRGYKFEIVSQSEGNTGGFKEIILLIKGKGAYSRLKFEGGTHRVQRVPETESQGRVHTSAVTVAIMPEVEDSEIEINPNDLRIDVMRSSGHGGQSVNTTDSAVRITHIPTGIVVTNQDGKSQHKNKEAAMKVLKARLYEIQEEERLAKETSERKSQVGTGDRSGRIRTYNFPQNRISDHRINLTLYRLDAIMAAGLFDEIIEPLIAHYQAEAISDAEI; encoded by the coding sequence ATGTTAGCCGACAAACTGCAGCCTTTTTTGGATCGCTACGACGAGCTCTCTCGTCTGCTTAGCGATCCGTCTATCACAAACGATATCGCAAATATGACCAAGCTCTCAAAAGAGCAATCAAATTTAGAAGATATCGCCTCGGCTGCAAAGTCATATCTGCAAACTCTCGCGGACATCGAGGAGAACAAGGCTCTGCTCGATGACGCCGAGCTTGGCGAACTAGCCAAAGACGAACTCAAAAATCTCGAATCAAAAAAAGAAAATCTCGAAGAAGAGATTAAAATTTTACTCCTTCCAAAAGATCCGAACGACGATAAAAACGTATTTTTAGAGATCCGCGCTGGTACGGGTGGAGACGAAGCGGCGCTTTTTGCGGGCGATTTGTTTAACGCATACGCCAGATATGCCGAGCTTCGCGGGTATAAATTTGAGATCGTGAGCCAAAGCGAGGGCAACACGGGCGGCTTTAAAGAGATTATTTTGCTGATAAAGGGCAAGGGGGCATACTCGAGGCTCAAATTTGAGGGCGGCACCCACCGCGTACAGCGCGTACCCGAGACCGAAAGCCAAGGCCGCGTACACACCTCGGCAGTCACAGTCGCTATCATGCCCGAGGTCGAAGATAGCGAGATCGAGATAAATCCAAACGATCTTCGTATCGACGTCATGCGCAGCTCGGGCCATGGCGGACAGTCGGTAAACACGACCGATTCGGCGGTGCGAATCACTCACATCCCCACAGGCATCGTCGTCACGAACCAAGACGGCAAAAGCCAGCACAAAAACAAAGAAGCCGCGATGAAGGTGCTAAAAGCGCGCCTTTACGAGATACAAGAAGAAGAGCGCCTAGCCAAAGAAACCAGCGAGCGCAAAAGCCAAGTCGGTACGGGCGACCGCTCGGGACGTATCCGCACCTACAACTTCCCGCAAAACCGCATCAGCGACCACCGCATAAATTTGACGCTTTACCGCCTCGACGCGATAATGGCGGCGGGACTTTTTGACGAGATTATCGAGCCGCTGATTGCGCATTATCAAGCCGAAGCGATCTCGGACGCCGAAATTTGA
- a CDS encoding stress protein, tellurium resistance protein TerZ: MKILFFLAATIAILGAFEIEGGYDIPPSAQTYGNAPVISDAMMQECVKIYNKALAIERALNSTFVNRYSSEEVNLYNQNVRMHSQLIDWFNANCAGKQSYSACKAAQELNRQRGLPEQNCNQ; the protein is encoded by the coding sequence ATGAAAATTTTATTTTTCTTAGCGGCTACGATTGCGATTTTAGGCGCATTTGAGATAGAGGGCGGTTACGATATCCCGCCCTCGGCGCAAACTTACGGCAACGCACCCGTAATAAGCGATGCAATGATGCAAGAGTGCGTAAAAATTTACAACAAAGCGCTTGCGATAGAAAGAGCGTTAAATTCTACTTTCGTAAATCGGTATTCAAGCGAAGAGGTAAATTTATACAATCAAAACGTCCGTATGCATTCGCAGCTGATAGACTGGTTTAACGCAAATTGCGCTGGCAAGCAATCATATTCGGCGTGCAAAGCGGCGCAAGAGCTAAACCGCCAAAGAGGGCTTCCCGAACAAAACTGCAACCAATAA